Proteins encoded together in one Hevea brasiliensis isolate MT/VB/25A 57/8 chromosome 16, ASM3005281v1, whole genome shotgun sequence window:
- the LOC110632157 gene encoding protein EARLY-RESPONSIVE TO DEHYDRATION 7, chloroplastic has translation MASQNANPKKSLYPEVILSNPDSPSHLHSNPTLQSPSSNLYPTIDMRDLVENLFPDPEEYNHHTPSAPPEAMEEVLITIPGAVLNLIDKNYSVELACGDLSIFRLRQGDNIVAVLARVADEIQWPLAKDEAAVKLDDSHYFFSLRLPKEHQDSDSSSDEEDKKSINKNSSDSNDILNYGLTIASKGQEALLKEFDGILQAYSCFTIQKVSENAEAKGDALLSELTVKETSPADLQNEDKKELMEGRCAAYWTTLAPNVEDYSSTTAKVIATGSGHLIKGILWCGDVTVDRMKWGNEVMKRRMSFKSKSEISPDTMKRIRRVKKITKRTEKVAKGVLSGVVKVSGIFTSKVANSKVGKKFFGLLPGEIVLASLDGFSKVCDAVEVAGRNVMSTSSTVTTELVNHRYGEQAAEATNESLDAAGHAIGTAWAAFKIRKALNPKSALKSSSLAKSAVKAAAAEMKAKNSK, from the exons ATGGCTTCCCAAAACGCTAATCCAAAAAAATCCCTGTATCCAGAAGTGATCCTATCAAATCCCGattctccttctcatctccactCAAACCCTACTCTTCAATCACCATCTTCCAACCTCTACCCTACCATCGACATGCGCGACCTCGTCGAAAATCTCTTCCCTGACCCCGAAGAATACAATCACCATACCCCCTCTGCCCCACCGGAGGCCATGGAGGAAGTATTGATCACAATCCCCGGTGCCGTTCTCAATCTAATCGACAAGAACTATAGTGTCGAGCTCGCTTGTGGAGATCTCTCCATTTTCCGCCTCCGCCAGGGTGATAATATCGTCGCCGTTCTCGCTCGAGTCGCTGACGAGATCCAATGGCCTTTAGCCAAGGACGAGGCAGCAGTAAAACTAGACGATTCGCATTATTTTTTCTCCCTCCGGTTGCCCAAGGAGCACCAGGACTCGGATTCGAGCAGTGATGAGGAGGACAAGAAGAGTATAAACAAAAATAGTAGTGATTCGAATGATATATTGAACTATGGTTTGACCATTGCATCCAAAGGGCAGGAGGCGTTGTTGAAGGAGTTCGATGGCATTTTACAGGCTTATAGCTGTTTTACAATCCAGAAAGTTTCTGAGAACGCTGAAGCTAAGGGAGACGCTTTGTTGAGTGAGTTGACAGTGAAGGAGACTTCACCGGCGGATTTGCAGAATGAGGACAAGAAAGAATTGATGGAGGGGAGGTGTGCGGCGTATTGGACCACATTGGCACCCAATGTGGAGGATTATAGTAGCACTACTGCAAAGGTGATTGCTACGGGTTCAGGGCACCTGATTAAGGGCATTTTGTGGTGCGGGGATGTGACTGTAGATAGGATGAAATGGGGGAATGAGGTCATGAAGAGAAGGATGAGTTTCAAGTCGAAATCAGAGATTAGTCCTGACACTATGAAAAGGATTAGAAG AGTTAAGAAGATTACAAAAAGGACAGAGAAAGTTGCCAAGGGAGTTCTCTCTGGGGTTGTGAAAGTATCTGGAATTTTCACTAGTAAAGTTGCAAATTCAAAAGTGGGCAAGAAATTCTTTGGCCTCCTGCCAGGGGAAATTGTGCTTGCGTCCCTGGATGGATTTA GCAAGGTTTGTGATGCTGTTGAAGTAGCTGGAAGGAATGTCATGTCAACATCATCCACTGTGACAACTGAACTCGTCAACCACAG ATATGGTGAACAAGCAGCTGAGGCTACAAATGAGAGTCTTGATGCAGCTGGGCATGCAATAGGGACTGCATGGGCTGCATTTAAGATTCGAAAAGCACTTAATCCAAAAAGTGCATTAAAATCCAGCAGCCTGGCAAAATCTGCTGTTAAAGCTGCTGCTGCTGAGATGAAAGCTAAGAATTCCAAATAA
- the LOC110632131 gene encoding uncharacterized protein LOC110632131 isoform X2 — MEDQSFLDRMINHLRASCKYYTGYPKDLGHSRVVHFTSEREFVQLLHEGRPVVVAFTIRGNYTKHLDRVLEESAAEFYPHVKFVECPKYPGFCITRQKKEYPFIEIFHSPAQAAIQGRVVDPGITRYSVKVLPFNYDLSAYGFREFFKRHNIQSSDAK, encoded by the exons ATGGAGGATCAATCATTTTTGGATAGAATGATCAACCATCTACGTGCCTCATGCAA GTATTATACCGGGTATCCTAAAGATTTGGGCCATTCACGGGTTGTTCATTTTACATCAGAGCGTGAATTTGTCCAGCTGCTTCATGAAGGACGCCCTGTTGTTGTTGCTTTTACCATCAG GGGTAATTACACAAAACATCTTGACCGGGTACTTGAGGAATCTGCTGCTGAGTTTTATCCACATGTAAAATTT GTTGAATGTCCAAAATATCCTGGATTTTGTATAACACGGCAGAAGAAGGAATATCCATTCATCGAAATATTTCACAGTCCAGCACAA GCAGCCATTCAGGGAAGGGTTGTTGATCCAGGCATCACAAGATACTCTGTAAAAGTTCTACCT TTCAACTATGACCTCAGTGCTTATGGATTTCGAGAATTTTTCAAGCGCCACAATATACAATCATCAGATGCAAAATAA
- the LOC110632131 gene encoding uncharacterized protein LOC110632131 isoform X1: MEDQSFLDRMINHLRASCKYYTGYPKDLGHSRVVHFTSEREFVQLLHEGRPVVVAFTIRGNYTKHLDRVLEESAAEFYPHVKFVRVECPKYPGFCITRQKKEYPFIEIFHSPAQAAIQGRVVDPGITRYSVKVLPFNYDLSAYGFREFFKRHNIQSSDAK; this comes from the exons ATGGAGGATCAATCATTTTTGGATAGAATGATCAACCATCTACGTGCCTCATGCAA GTATTATACCGGGTATCCTAAAGATTTGGGCCATTCACGGGTTGTTCATTTTACATCAGAGCGTGAATTTGTCCAGCTGCTTCATGAAGGACGCCCTGTTGTTGTTGCTTTTACCATCAG GGGTAATTACACAAAACATCTTGACCGGGTACTTGAGGAATCTGCTGCTGAGTTTTATCCACATGTAAAATTTGTGCGT GTTGAATGTCCAAAATATCCTGGATTTTGTATAACACGGCAGAAGAAGGAATATCCATTCATCGAAATATTTCACAGTCCAGCACAA GCAGCCATTCAGGGAAGGGTTGTTGATCCAGGCATCACAAGATACTCTGTAAAAGTTCTACCT TTCAACTATGACCTCAGTGCTTATGGATTTCGAGAATTTTTCAAGCGCCACAATATACAATCATCAGATGCAAAATAA
- the LOC110632163 gene encoding putative MO25-like protein At5g47540: MKGLFKSKPRTPVEVVHQTRELLIYADKNMETRERKREEKMSELSKLILEMRTVLFGNGQNEPNSDACAQLTQEFFKENTFHLLIICLPKLDLGTRQNATHVIANLQRQRVNGRMTASEFMENNLDFMDILLPGYLDGDIALTYGAISRECIRHQSVARYVLESEHMKKFFNYIQIPNFDIASDAQATFKELLTRHKSTVAEFLSKNYDWFFQEYNSQLLESTNYITRRHAVKLLGDMLLERSNSAVMIRYVSSLDNMRILMNLFRDSKKTIQLETFHVFKLFIANQSKPPEIISVLVTNKSKLLRFFGDFNIDKDDEQFEADKAEVIREIATLEIRDHSCADSEDSEIEP; encoded by the exons ATGAAGGGGTTATTCAAATCAAAACCAAGGACGCCGGTGGAGGTGGTCCATCAAACACGAGAACTTCTCATCTATGCCGATAAGAATATGGAAACTCGTGAACGCAAACGCGAGGAAAAG ATGTCAGAGCTGAGTAAATTAATCTTAGAGATGAGGACAGTTCTATTTGGAAATGGTCAAAATGAGCCAAATTCTGAtgcttgtgcacaactaacacagGAGTTCTTCAAAGAGAACACATTTCACCTTCTCATTATTTGTCTCCCAAAACTTGATTTAGGG ACGCGTCAAAACGCCACTCATGTGATAGCAAATTTGCAAAGACAACGTGTTAATGGCCGAATGACTGCTTCTGAGTTCATGGAAAATAATTTGGATTTCATGGATATTTTGTTGCCTGG TTATCTAGACGGTGACATTGCTCTAACCTATGGTGCAATTTCAAGGGAGTGCATACGCCATCAATCTGTGGCTAG ATATGTCTTGGAATCAGAGCACATGaagaaattttttaattatatacagATTCCTAATTTTGACATAGCATCTGATGCTCAAGCAACTTTTAAA GAGCTTTTAACTAGGCACAAATCTACTGTAGCTGAATTTCTTTCTAAAAACTATGACTGG TTTTTTCAAGAATACAATTCTCAGTTGTTGGAATCTACCAATTATATAACCAGAAGACATGCTGTCAAG TTGCTGGGAGATATGTTGCTTGAACGCTCAAATTCTGCTGTGATGATACGCTATGTGAGCTCACTGGATAACATGAGAATCTTGATGAACCTTTTCAGG GACTCAAAGAAGACCATACAACTGGAAACCTTTCATGTTTTCAAG TTATTTATTGCAAATCAAAGTAAGCCTCCTGAAATCATTAGTGTACTTGTTACAAATAAAAGCAAGCTTCTTCGATTTTTTGGTGACTTCAACATTGATAAAG ATGATGAACAATTTGAAGCAGACAAAGCTGAAGTCATAAGAGAAATTGCCACTCTTGAAATTAGAGATCATTCTTGCGCAGACTCAGAGGATTCTGAGATTGAACCTTAA